One Streptomyces sp. CNQ-509 DNA window includes the following coding sequences:
- a CDS encoding carbohydrate ABC transporter permease, with protein MTTAEPTDTPRAAEAPTAGDPKAKKPSSPLLKPERSIEGTVLNVFSHGFLILWAVLAAGPLLWALMTAFKPSASILESPWGLPDGLHWENWSNAWSNANIGRYTLNSFVIVIFSVPLTMLFGSMAAYVLARFDFRGSRIVYFTFVGGMAFPVVMALVPLFFVMKNLALLDTRHGLIMVYIAYSMPFTIFFMTTFFRTLPSSVAEAAEIDGASHSRIFFQVMLPMAKPGLISVGIFNFLGHWNQYVLPFALNQGDEDDYVLTQGIGFLFAQAGYRADYGRLFAGLMMAALPILIVYAIFQRQVQAGLTAGAVK; from the coding sequence ATGACCACTGCGGAACCCACGGACACCCCCCGGGCCGCCGAGGCACCCACGGCCGGGGACCCGAAGGCGAAGAAGCCGAGCTCGCCCCTGCTCAAGCCGGAGCGGAGCATCGAGGGCACCGTACTCAACGTCTTCTCACACGGCTTCCTCATCCTGTGGGCGGTGCTGGCCGCCGGGCCGCTGCTCTGGGCGCTGATGACGGCCTTCAAGCCGTCCGCGAGCATCCTGGAGAGCCCGTGGGGGCTGCCGGACGGCCTGCACTGGGAGAACTGGTCCAACGCCTGGTCGAACGCGAACATCGGCCGATACACGCTGAACTCGTTCGTCATCGTGATCTTCTCCGTGCCGCTCACCATGCTGTTCGGCTCTATGGCGGCCTACGTGCTGGCCCGCTTCGACTTCCGCGGCAGCCGCATCGTCTACTTCACCTTCGTCGGCGGCATGGCCTTCCCCGTGGTGATGGCGCTCGTGCCGCTGTTCTTCGTCATGAAGAACCTGGCGCTGCTGGACACCCGGCACGGTCTGATCATGGTCTACATCGCCTACTCGATGCCCTTCACGATCTTCTTCATGACCACTTTCTTCCGGACGCTGCCCTCGTCGGTCGCCGAGGCCGCCGAGATCGACGGCGCCTCACACTCGCGGATCTTCTTCCAGGTGATGCTGCCCATGGCCAAGCCTGGCCTGATCAGCGTCGGCATCTTCAACTTCCTCGGCCACTGGAACCAGTACGTCCTGCCCTTCGCCCTCAACCAGGGCGACGAGGACGACTACGTCCTCACCCAGGGCATCGGCTTCCTCTTCGCGCAGGCGGGCTACCGCGCCGACTATGGCCGCCTGTTCGCGGGTCTGATGATGGCCGCCCTGCCGATCCTGATCGTCTACGCCATCTTCCAACGCCAGGTCCAGGCGGGCCTTACCGCCGGCGCGGTGAAGTGA